One window of the Runella slithyformis DSM 19594 genome contains the following:
- a CDS encoding sulfatase: MVRLLIFLGLAACSQFVMAQNRPNIIIFLVDDMGWQDTSVPFWQEKTAINRRFHTPNMERLARKGMKFTNAYANPVCTPSRVSLMTGMNVVRHNVTNWTNTQKNTPTDYPDSLLSPPGWNHNGMSPVAGIANTVHATPLPQLLRQAGYFTLHCGKAHFASYGTPAANPLAIGFEKNIAGTAAGHPSSFLGEKSFRRTPNDTTWGVRDLEKYHGKDIFLTEALTLEAIAALKENQPSQKPFFLYMSHYAVHLPFDKDARFYQKYLDMGLTDTEARYSALVEGMDKSLGDIMDYLEANNLDKNTYILFISDNGGYSLHQRSGEVHTQNLPLKQGKGSLYEGGIRVPMLVSGPKIEPNSISPQYVCIDDFFPTVLGMAGVARYTVLQTVDGKSLLPFMENKDKRDDKKILLWHYPNNWTNVQFKGTSWGSAMRRGDWKLIYLHKTQTLELYNLKDDIGELNDLAKTQPAKLKQMARLFTDELKKRNAHLPAFKATGQPIPYPDEVK; encoded by the coding sequence ATGGTACGATTATTAATATTTCTGGGATTGGCTGCCTGTAGTCAGTTCGTCATGGCGCAAAATCGGCCCAATATCATCATTTTTCTGGTGGACGATATGGGTTGGCAGGATACATCCGTCCCCTTTTGGCAGGAAAAAACCGCCATTAACCGGCGCTTTCATACCCCCAACATGGAACGGCTGGCCCGTAAAGGGATGAAGTTTACCAATGCCTACGCCAACCCCGTCTGTACCCCGTCGAGGGTAAGCCTCATGACCGGCATGAACGTGGTACGACACAATGTGACCAATTGGACAAACACCCAAAAAAACACCCCCACGGATTACCCCGACAGTCTTCTGAGTCCTCCCGGCTGGAATCACAACGGCATGAGTCCGGTGGCGGGTATTGCCAACACCGTTCATGCAACGCCTTTACCTCAATTGCTGCGGCAGGCAGGATACTTTACGCTCCACTGCGGCAAGGCACACTTTGCCTCTTACGGAACCCCGGCGGCCAATCCACTCGCCATTGGGTTTGAGAAAAACATTGCCGGTACGGCAGCGGGCCATCCAAGTAGCTTTTTGGGAGAAAAAAGTTTCAGACGTACCCCCAATGACACTACTTGGGGCGTACGTGATTTAGAGAAATACCACGGAAAAGACATATTCCTGACCGAAGCCCTTACCCTCGAAGCCATTGCCGCCCTGAAAGAAAATCAGCCGAGTCAGAAGCCTTTCTTTCTGTACATGTCGCATTATGCCGTTCATTTGCCTTTCGACAAAGACGCCCGTTTTTACCAAAAATACCTTGACATGGGCTTGACCGATACCGAGGCACGTTACTCGGCGTTGGTGGAGGGAATGGACAAAAGTTTGGGCGATATCATGGATTACCTGGAAGCAAATAACCTGGATAAAAACACGTATATTTTATTTATTTCCGACAATGGCGGCTACAGCCTTCACCAGCGCAGCGGGGAGGTGCATACCCAAAATCTGCCCCTGAAACAGGGGAAAGGCTCTCTCTATGAGGGCGGTATTCGGGTGCCGATGCTGGTGTCGGGGCCGAAGATCGAGCCAAACAGCATCTCCCCTCAGTACGTATGCATCGACGATTTTTTCCCCACGGTATTGGGGATGGCCGGCGTGGCTCGGTACACGGTCCTCCAAACCGTAGATGGCAAAAGTTTACTGCCGTTTATGGAAAACAAGGACAAACGTGACGACAAAAAAATCCTGCTGTGGCATTATCCCAACAACTGGACCAACGTACAGTTTAAAGGCACTTCTTGGGGGAGTGCCATGCGCCGGGGTGACTGGAAACTGATCTATCTGCACAAAACCCAAACCTTAGAATTGTACAATTTAAAGGATGATATCGGTGAGCTGAACGACTTGGCCAAAACTCAGCCCGCCAAGCTGAAACAGATGGCCCGCCTGTTTACCGATGAGCTCAAAAAACGGAATGCGCACCTCCCTGCTTTCAAAGCTACGGGGCAACCCATCCCATATCCTGACGAAGTGAAGTAA
- a CDS encoding alpha-L-fucosidase, which yields MKNGLLFLLIVWGLAVNVKAQVHDFPKPTPSQMAWHEAELGAVFHYDLHVFDGKKYNQAYNRITPIEDITIFNPTQLNTDQWIKAVKAMGGKFAILTATHETGFALYQSDVNPYCMKSLKFQEGKGDLVRDFVNSCRKYGIAPGIYLGIRWNSFLGVHDFRIDGESPLVKNRQMAYKKMCEGMVKELCTRYGDLFMIWFDGGADDPTKYGADVLPIVEKYQPKCLFYHNAQRADFRWGGSESGTVPYPCWATFPFPFSHAAQKEIVFKDDFKLLKEGDKDGKYWMPAMSDAPLRGYNGRHEWFWEPDDDAHIFPLKNLVDMYERSVGHNSTLIIGLTPDDRGLLPEADVQRLTEWGREIKSRFSNPLKTAHGEGTVFELTLDKKQAVNYIVLQEDITQGERVRGFKIEVERDKKWKTIAEGTTIGYKHIRPVDPIEGVKFRLTITQSSALPILKNVSVFNVMTNR from the coding sequence ATGAAAAATGGTCTACTTTTCCTTCTTATTGTTTGGGGTTTAGCGGTAAACGTTAAGGCTCAGGTTCATGATTTTCCCAAACCTACGCCTTCGCAAATGGCCTGGCATGAAGCGGAGCTGGGGGCCGTTTTTCATTATGATCTGCACGTTTTTGACGGCAAGAAGTACAATCAGGCCTATAATCGCATCACACCCATTGAAGACATAACTATTTTTAACCCCACCCAGCTGAATACCGACCAATGGATCAAAGCCGTCAAGGCAATGGGCGGAAAATTTGCGATCCTAACCGCCACCCACGAAACAGGCTTCGCGCTGTATCAAAGCGATGTAAATCCCTATTGCATGAAATCCCTGAAGTTTCAGGAGGGAAAGGGGGATTTGGTGCGGGATTTTGTCAACTCCTGTCGAAAATACGGTATTGCGCCCGGTATTTACCTGGGCATCCGGTGGAATTCGTTTTTGGGTGTCCATGATTTCAGGATTGACGGTGAAAGTCCACTGGTTAAAAATCGGCAAATGGCCTACAAAAAAATGTGTGAAGGCATGGTCAAAGAGCTCTGCACACGCTACGGCGATCTGTTTATGATCTGGTTTGACGGCGGTGCCGACGACCCCACCAAATACGGCGCGGATGTACTGCCGATTGTGGAGAAATACCAACCCAAATGTCTGTTTTACCACAATGCGCAGCGGGCCGATTTTCGCTGGGGGGGCTCCGAATCCGGCACCGTGCCTTACCCGTGTTGGGCTACGTTTCCGTTTCCGTTTTCACATGCCGCGCAGAAGGAAATTGTTTTTAAAGACGATTTTAAACTCTTGAAAGAAGGCGACAAAGACGGAAAATACTGGATGCCCGCCATGTCGGACGCACCGCTGAGAGGGTATAATGGCCGCCACGAATGGTTTTGGGAGCCCGATGACGACGCGCATATTTTCCCGTTAAAAAATCTGGTGGACATGTACGAGCGGTCGGTGGGGCATAATTCGACCCTGATCATCGGTTTAACGCCCGACGACAGAGGCTTGCTGCCGGAAGCCGATGTACAACGCCTGACCGAATGGGGGCGCGAAATCAAAAGCCGTTTTTCCAATCCCCTCAAAACGGCCCATGGAGAAGGTACTGTTTTTGAGCTGACATTAGACAAAAAGCAGGCCGTCAATTACATCGTTTTGCAAGAGGATATTACCCAGGGTGAGCGGGTAAGGGGGTTTAAGATTGAGGTAGAAAGGGATAAAAAATGGAAAACCATCGCCGAAGGAACCACGATCGGCTACAAACATATTCGGCCCGTTGATCCGATTGAGGGAGTAAAATTTCGCCTTACCATTACGCAAAGCAGTGCTCTGCCAATATTGAAAAACGTCAGTGTTTTCAACGTTATGACCAACCGATAG
- a CDS encoding enolase C-terminal domain-like protein — translation MYIQSVEVLDKRFKMGEGAGSDATHTNPQYSYAVCVLKTNTSIEGIGLAFTLGAGNDLVCKAIHYLSVKLKGVEIEALMADFGTAYRQLADEPSLRWLGPHKGVVHLALAAIVNACYDLWAKSRRVPLWKLLLDLSPEELVNTLDLSYLEDELTRAQAIDLLKGELAGRSRRSEVLTTGYRGYDTSVGWFNFSDELIVEKTKQALDKGFTAFKLKVGSDDPLRDLRRAALIRQTAGDAATIMLDANQKWNVPRALDICQRLGSINPYWIEEPTHPDDVFGHRAIARAIAPFKVATGEHIPNKVIFKNFLQAKAMDFCQVDAVRVGGVSEFLTISLLSKKLGIPVVPHVGDMGQIHQHLVLFNHIGMGHENLFLEYIPHLRPYFVHPATIVDGFYQVPQEIGSSSDLKI, via the coding sequence ATGTACATACAATCTGTTGAAGTCCTTGATAAACGTTTTAAAATGGGGGAGGGAGCGGGTTCAGATGCAACCCATACCAACCCTCAGTATTCGTATGCCGTTTGTGTATTAAAGACGAACACCTCCATCGAAGGAATTGGTTTGGCTTTTACCTTGGGCGCGGGCAATGACTTAGTATGCAAAGCCATTCACTATTTATCCGTAAAATTAAAAGGGGTAGAAATCGAAGCATTAATGGCCGACTTCGGTACTGCGTACCGTCAGTTGGCTGATGAGCCTTCGTTGCGCTGGTTGGGACCGCACAAAGGCGTGGTTCATTTGGCATTGGCGGCCATTGTCAATGCCTGCTATGACCTCTGGGCCAAATCACGTCGGGTTCCGCTTTGGAAATTACTGCTGGATTTGTCGCCCGAGGAGCTTGTAAATACCTTGGATCTGAGCTATTTGGAAGATGAGCTCACCCGCGCGCAGGCCATTGATTTACTCAAAGGCGAACTTGCCGGCCGTTCGCGTCGAAGTGAAGTGCTCACTACCGGCTACAGAGGCTACGATACGTCGGTAGGATGGTTTAATTTTTCCGATGAACTTATCGTTGAAAAAACAAAGCAGGCGCTGGATAAAGGCTTTACGGCTTTCAAACTTAAAGTAGGCTCTGACGATCCGTTGCGCGACCTGCGCCGGGCAGCTTTGATTCGGCAAACGGCGGGCGATGCCGCCACGATTATGCTGGACGCCAATCAAAAATGGAATGTACCCCGGGCCCTGGATATCTGTCAACGCCTCGGCAGCATCAACCCCTATTGGATCGAAGAGCCCACCCACCCCGACGATGTATTCGGACACCGGGCCATTGCCCGGGCCATCGCTCCTTTTAAAGTGGCTACGGGTGAGCACATTCCCAACAAGGTGATCTTTAAGAATTTTTTGCAGGCTAAGGCCATGGACTTTTGTCAGGTAGATGCCGTGCGCGTGGGGGGAGTCTCGGAATTTCTGACCATTAGTTTACTTTCAAAAAAATTGGGGATACCCGTAGTACCGCACGTGGGTGATATGGGGCAAATTCACCAACATTTAGTGCTTTTTAATCACATTGGCATGGGGCACGAAAACCTGTTTTTGGAATACATCCCGCACTTGCGGCCCTATTTTGTGCATCCTGCCACTATTGTGGACGGCTTTTATCAAGTGCCCCAAGAAATAGGCAGCAGCAGTGATCTGAAAATCTAA
- a CDS encoding SDR family NAD(P)-dependent oxidoreductase, with translation MAVLTDKVIFLTGGASGIGKACAEAYAKAGARVLVMDKEEVLLNQLLGRLGNEHAGVAGDVQKETDVRSAIEQTISRFGKIDVIHNNAGTAHPSKPLDQTTENEWDSLFSINLKSVYWTTRYGIEALKVTKGCILNTSSMVGTIGQENHAAYVATKGGMSALTKAMALDYAPFGIRVNAICPAGVWTPMLRQWAAQQPDPEGIERYLDHIHTLGYCPEGDVIADVAVFLVSEAARFVTGCIMPVSGGAELGYKK, from the coding sequence ATGGCTGTATTGACCGATAAAGTGATTTTTCTCACGGGAGGTGCTTCGGGCATTGGCAAAGCCTGTGCCGAGGCGTATGCAAAAGCCGGTGCACGGGTTTTGGTGATGGATAAAGAGGAAGTTTTATTAAATCAACTCCTCGGGCGTTTGGGAAACGAACATGCCGGTGTTGCGGGTGATGTGCAAAAGGAAACAGATGTAAGATCGGCCATCGAGCAGACCATTTCCCGGTTTGGCAAAATAGACGTAATTCACAACAACGCCGGGACTGCACACCCTTCCAAACCCCTTGACCAAACCACCGAAAATGAATGGGACAGCCTGTTTTCCATCAATTTGAAAAGTGTCTATTGGACAACCCGATACGGCATCGAAGCCTTAAAAGTCACAAAAGGCTGTATTTTAAATACCTCCAGTATGGTGGGCACCATCGGGCAGGAAAATCACGCGGCTTATGTAGCTACCAAAGGCGGTATGAGTGCCCTGACCAAAGCCATGGCCTTGGATTATGCCCCGTTTGGCATAAGGGTCAACGCCATCTGCCCCGCCGGGGTATGGACGCCTATGCTTCGCCAATGGGCCGCACAACAGCCTGATCCGGAAGGTATTGAGCGTTATCTGGACCATATTCACACCCTGGGCTACTGCCCCGAAGGTGACGTGATTGCGGATGTAGCGGTTTTTTTGGTTTCGGAGGCTGCTCGGTTTGTGACGGGCTGTATCATGCCCGTAAGCGGAGGAGCGGAGTTAGGATATAAAAAATAA
- a CDS encoding L-rhamnose mutarotase, giving the protein MPTQRTCLALDLKDNDELIAQYEYFHQPEHIWPEIPRGIRAGGIVDMQIYRLGTRLFMIVETEEGIDLSTAFEAIGNMPLQAEWAAFMAGFQQRLTEAKPHEHWAEMKPVFMLTECLK; this is encoded by the coding sequence ATGCCAACACAAAGAACCTGTTTAGCCCTCGATTTGAAGGACAACGACGAACTCATTGCCCAATACGAATATTTTCACCAACCTGAGCACATTTGGCCCGAAATCCCCCGGGGAATCAGAGCGGGCGGAATCGTGGATATGCAAATCTATCGCCTCGGGACCCGGCTGTTTATGATCGTCGAAACCGAAGAAGGCATTGACTTGTCTACGGCTTTTGAAGCCATCGGCAATATGCCTTTGCAAGCCGAATGGGCCGCTTTTATGGCGGGATTTCAACAACGATTGACCGAGGCCAAACCCCACGAACACTGGGCTGAAATGAAACCTGTTTTTATGTTAACTGAATGTCTGAAGTGA
- the fucP gene encoding L-fucose:H+ symporter permease, which produces MSEVKNRYPFLIPLLVVMSLMFIWNLSRNINDVLIPHLKRACQLTDFQSSLVQSAFFGGYFLLALPVGQYIRRFGYRAGMITGLLLAAVGAFLFFPAAETRFYPLFLTALFIMAAGFTFLEVTATPYLSNLGEPDKASSRLSLAAAVGSVGATLGPYIGAVFLLHATDTPETVVQQFSPNQLAAYLNAEAQLVKIPYLALGGLFLVLGVALFFIKMPDIQEKGERNIRLKSILKFKHTVLGALGVFCYLGAEVGIVSFLIRYAKSMNMDGLGEQKAALFITLFMALVLVGRLSGAYFLQKVNPSKMLMACALGAIGLVFVAMLSTGYFSIVSLSVVGLCTSVMYPILFTLSIKNLGAYTKTGSSLIIMSIVGGAIVPPLMGLISDSYGIRLAFALPILCYAYILYYARKGHTVK; this is translated from the coding sequence ATGTCTGAAGTGAAAAACCGCTACCCATTTCTGATCCCGCTTTTGGTCGTCATGAGCCTGATGTTTATCTGGAATTTGAGCCGAAACATCAATGATGTGCTCATTCCACACCTCAAAAGAGCCTGTCAATTAACTGATTTTCAGTCGTCATTGGTGCAGTCGGCCTTTTTTGGCGGGTATTTTCTGCTGGCCTTACCCGTAGGGCAATACATCCGGCGGTTTGGGTATCGGGCGGGCATGATTACGGGACTGCTGCTGGCGGCGGTGGGTGCATTTCTATTTTTCCCGGCCGCCGAAACGCGTTTTTATCCGCTGTTTTTGACGGCTTTGTTTATCATGGCCGCAGGCTTTACTTTCCTGGAAGTGACCGCTACGCCTTATCTTTCTAATTTAGGGGAGCCCGACAAAGCATCAAGTCGGTTGAGTCTGGCGGCGGCGGTAGGCTCTGTTGGTGCCACCCTCGGCCCCTACATTGGGGCGGTGTTTCTGCTCCACGCCACTGATACGCCCGAAACGGTTGTGCAGCAGTTTAGCCCAAACCAATTGGCAGCGTATCTCAACGCCGAAGCGCAATTGGTCAAAATTCCTTATTTGGCTTTAGGAGGTCTTTTTTTGGTCCTGGGCGTGGCATTATTTTTTATTAAGATGCCTGATATTCAGGAGAAAGGCGAACGGAATATTCGACTGAAATCCATCTTGAAATTTAAACACACCGTGCTGGGTGCACTGGGGGTATTTTGTTATTTGGGAGCTGAGGTAGGTATTGTCAGTTTTTTAATTCGCTATGCCAAATCCATGAATATGGATGGGTTAGGCGAACAGAAAGCCGCTTTATTCATCACGCTGTTCATGGCGTTGGTATTGGTCGGACGGCTGTCGGGTGCCTATTTTTTACAAAAAGTAAACCCCTCCAAAATGTTGATGGCCTGTGCATTGGGGGCGATAGGATTGGTGTTCGTCGCAATGTTGAGTACGGGTTATTTCTCCATTGTCTCGCTTTCGGTGGTGGGCCTGTGTACCTCCGTGATGTATCCCATTTTATTCACGTTGAGCATCAAAAATTTGGGCGCTTACACCAAGACAGGTTCATCATTGATCATTATGAGCATTGTAGGGGGCGCCATTGTGCCACCGCTCATGGGACTCATTTCCGATAGTTACGGCATTCGACTTGCTTTTGCGCTGCCTATTCTGTGTTACGCTTACATTTTGTATTACGCCCGTAAAGGTCATACTGTCAAGTAG
- a CDS encoding alpha-L-fucosidase: MKKSLMILLFFLIAFQGFSQKTISKEQRLKWWQDAKMGLFIHWGPVSLIGKEISWSRNGYGKSKYDSLYLRFNPGQFNAKEWVKLAKAGGMKYLVLTSKHHDGFCLFDTKTTSYNIMNSPFGRDVCKELAQAAHEAGMPIGWYFSVADWKDPDCRNPKTNAVFADRVEQQVRELLTNYGKISLLWIDYEGSPSPIHPKRVFDLARTLQPEIIINNRLEPFNPDESHARVGAYADYATPEGFVAGYGAVPWETCTNMGHQWAWRFNDTPRSLKESVHTLLRCVGGNGNLLFNIGPDSSGVFPPDFAARATEMGDWLRKNAEAVYQTKGGVYTPSKDYVSSYRGNKLYLHLLNNTGDEIKLPPMAAKVKKASFLNGKAVSFTQTKADVTLKIPQNGRDSIATIVAITLDKPAAPLGQIIPFTTTNSWAYGKKASASSALGQFLHDPSAAFDDNPATFWKMGRRTDVDFEAYYGKDLHYQSEAAFNLFQNKGWLEVDLGTKQTVKQLKVSESVYQKSQIKRFEIQYEKEGQWLTLAQDEKMGNWSKDISPVTAQKFRLVILDSYGYAGIREFQLF, encoded by the coding sequence ATGAAAAAGTCATTAATGATTCTCTTGTTTTTCCTGATTGCTTTTCAGGGTTTTAGTCAAAAAACCATTTCTAAAGAGCAGCGCTTAAAGTGGTGGCAAGACGCCAAAATGGGCTTATTTATCCACTGGGGGCCTGTTTCGTTGATCGGAAAGGAAATCAGTTGGTCGCGGAATGGCTACGGTAAAAGTAAGTACGATTCGTTGTATCTGAGGTTTAACCCCGGGCAATTCAACGCCAAAGAATGGGTGAAGCTGGCCAAAGCCGGCGGAATGAAGTACTTAGTGCTGACTTCCAAGCACCACGACGGATTTTGCCTCTTTGATACCAAAACCACGTCTTACAACATCATGAACAGCCCGTTTGGACGGGATGTATGTAAAGAGCTTGCCCAAGCGGCCCACGAAGCGGGGATGCCTATCGGCTGGTATTTTTCGGTGGCCGATTGGAAAGACCCCGATTGTCGCAACCCGAAAACCAACGCTGTTTTTGCCGATCGGGTAGAACAGCAGGTGCGCGAATTGTTGACCAACTATGGCAAGATCAGTTTGTTATGGATCGATTACGAAGGCTCACCCAGCCCGATCCACCCCAAAAGAGTGTTTGATCTGGCGCGCACTTTGCAGCCCGAAATCATCATCAACAACCGGCTCGAACCCTTCAATCCTGACGAATCGCACGCGCGGGTGGGGGCGTATGCCGACTATGCTACGCCCGAAGGTTTTGTGGCGGGTTACGGCGCGGTGCCTTGGGAAACCTGCACCAACATGGGGCATCAGTGGGCGTGGCGGTTCAACGATACGCCCCGGAGTTTGAAAGAATCGGTGCATACCCTGCTTCGTTGCGTGGGTGGAAACGGCAATCTTCTGTTCAACATCGGCCCCGACAGCTCGGGCGTTTTTCCACCCGATTTTGCCGCCCGTGCCACGGAGATGGGCGATTGGCTGCGCAAAAATGCGGAAGCCGTTTACCAAACTAAAGGAGGTGTGTATACACCGTCAAAAGACTACGTAAGTTCGTACCGAGGCAACAAACTGTATCTGCATCTATTGAACAATACGGGCGATGAAATCAAGCTCCCGCCCATGGCGGCTAAGGTCAAAAAAGCGTCTTTTTTAAATGGAAAGGCCGTTTCTTTTACGCAAACCAAAGCGGATGTTACGTTAAAAATCCCCCAAAACGGGCGAGATTCCATCGCGACCATTGTGGCGATTACGCTGGATAAGCCCGCTGCTCCATTGGGACAGATCATCCCTTTTACAACCACCAATTCATGGGCGTACGGCAAAAAAGCGAGTGCTTCGAGTGCGTTGGGGCAGTTTTTGCACGATCCATCCGCTGCTTTTGACGACAACCCCGCTACTTTTTGGAAAATGGGGCGTCGTACCGACGTGGACTTTGAGGCGTATTACGGAAAAGACCTGCATTATCAATCAGAAGCGGCTTTCAATTTATTTCAGAACAAAGGCTGGCTGGAAGTAGACCTGGGCACAAAGCAAACGGTTAAGCAGCTTAAAGTGAGTGAATCGGTGTATCAGAAATCTCAGATCAAACGCTTTGAAATTCAGTACGAAAAAGAGGGCCAATGGCTGACACTGGCGCAGGATGAAAAAATGGGCAATTGGAGTAAAGATATCAGCCCCGTGACGGCCCAAAAGTTTCGCCTGGTGATTCTGGATTCGTATGGCTATGCGGGAATCAGGGAGTTTCAGCTGTTTTGA
- a CDS encoding glycosyl hydrolase family 95 catalytic domain-containing protein has product MRDIHRIADIGGLFLLLILISVRNYGQNPLFAVDSMYLAKHDIVYKTPAYEGFEGFPLGNGDLGGMIWNTNNGIEVQLNKSDLYDRPNNESLATLRGGARLTVDLGAPGVEWIYLDDFDGRLSIKNAEVVLHAKTPFMESRVNSWVASSKNVWCFQIKASHFKQLKEGTKLRVSLERWGSRTFPGWYGGFSKDTKSGLGNANSIIIGKDLVLEETFDGLRFSVACRILGEETTPEIISSNRLELKTNSKQPNYDLTVIVSMVTSNESENPTESAVQLLNDFENRTLIKEKQAHQEWWKGFWKQSFVHLENDYIENVYYFRRYLMGSSSRGKYPVVFNGGLWTWNHDVRNWVTPHHWNTQQQYWGLCAQNDCELMLPYLNTYFRLMPNAEEHAKKRGVENAILWSEPHDFFGSMTFWDRSDMLNNFTPASQIAGLFWEYYQFTLDSVFLKQKAFPFMKKSAEFYVQKLQWDSLKNEYFIFPAQPYEQPRTNQLKNPVTDRNMIIANLSNCIKAAEILQTEVDKIKQWQRIIDHLWPIPYRVIPEMGEVIELAYYPDGTLFPKVEERGRWLNIMSPNTSVVFPSGVIGIDQAASREFKAASTIVRHHLPTANAISPDPIVAARLGMGNDVLKMMQNGIRRLQHFPQGLFYNIDHWYNLSLYRDSVTTPDITAQRDYLYDERAHYPNRLPAKPFIQAGLEPLSIYGTAINEMLLQSNEGKIRVFPAIPDGWEVGFKLSARGAFTVSSEKQKDGTIPALIIESRKGNECRVVNPWPNSKVEVWNLKENKKQVNHRILQKDVIVFKTLPDQNYLIVPEGKKNTLKQTTYKGVQNDAPKSFYEAALGKSRNF; this is encoded by the coding sequence ATGAGAGACATTCACCGGATTGCAGACATAGGGGGCTTATTCCTTCTGTTAATCCTGATATCAGTAAGAAATTATGGGCAAAATCCATTGTTTGCGGTTGATTCGATGTATTTGGCCAAACACGATATTGTCTATAAAACACCCGCTTATGAAGGATTTGAAGGGTTTCCTCTTGGAAACGGGGACCTGGGTGGTATGATTTGGAACACGAATAATGGGATAGAAGTACAATTAAACAAAAGTGACCTGTATGACCGGCCAAATAATGAATCTTTGGCCACCTTGCGCGGAGGGGCTCGGTTAACGGTTGACCTTGGGGCTCCCGGAGTTGAATGGATTTACTTAGATGATTTCGATGGTCGATTATCCATCAAAAATGCCGAGGTGGTACTGCATGCCAAAACTCCGTTCATGGAAAGCAGGGTCAATTCCTGGGTTGCCTCCAGTAAGAATGTATGGTGTTTCCAAATCAAAGCTTCACACTTTAAACAGTTAAAAGAAGGAACTAAACTACGGGTTTCGCTTGAGCGATGGGGGAGCAGGACTTTTCCGGGATGGTATGGAGGCTTTTCAAAAGATACAAAAAGTGGCCTCGGAAATGCCAATTCCATCATTATTGGGAAGGATTTGGTCTTGGAAGAGACGTTTGACGGGCTTCGTTTTTCAGTGGCCTGTCGGATTTTGGGGGAAGAGACTACCCCGGAGATAATCAGCTCGAACCGTCTGGAGCTGAAAACCAACAGCAAACAGCCAAACTACGATTTGACAGTGATCGTATCCATGGTTACTTCCAACGAATCAGAAAACCCAACGGAATCGGCTGTTCAGTTACTGAACGATTTTGAAAACCGAACTTTAATAAAAGAAAAACAAGCGCATCAGGAATGGTGGAAAGGTTTCTGGAAACAGTCTTTTGTGCATTTGGAGAACGACTACATCGAAAATGTCTACTATTTCAGGCGCTATCTGATGGGAAGTTCCTCCCGCGGAAAATACCCGGTCGTGTTCAATGGCGGTCTTTGGACCTGGAATCATGACGTACGCAACTGGGTAACCCCGCACCATTGGAATACGCAGCAGCAATATTGGGGACTTTGTGCTCAGAATGATTGTGAACTGATGCTCCCTTACCTGAATACCTACTTTAGGTTGATGCCCAACGCAGAGGAACATGCTAAAAAGCGGGGAGTTGAAAATGCCATTCTTTGGAGCGAACCGCATGATTTTTTTGGAAGTATGACATTCTGGGACCGTTCTGATATGCTCAACAATTTTACGCCGGCCAGTCAGATTGCAGGCTTGTTTTGGGAGTATTACCAGTTTACCCTCGATTCAGTATTCCTTAAGCAGAAAGCCTTTCCCTTTATGAAGAAATCAGCGGAGTTTTATGTACAAAAACTTCAATGGGACAGCCTGAAAAACGAATACTTCATTTTTCCTGCGCAGCCGTATGAACAACCGCGTACCAATCAACTGAAAAATCCGGTCACCGACCGGAACATGATTATCGCCAACCTGTCAAACTGCATAAAGGCCGCTGAAATACTCCAAACAGAGGTAGATAAAATCAAACAATGGCAACGTATCATTGACCATTTATGGCCCATACCTTATCGTGTTATACCCGAAATGGGAGAGGTGATAGAACTTGCCTACTACCCGGATGGCACGCTGTTTCCCAAAGTGGAAGAGCGTGGAAGGTGGTTAAATATTATGAGTCCAAATACTTCCGTTGTTTTTCCATCAGGGGTGATCGGTATTGATCAGGCTGCTTCCCGAGAATTTAAAGCGGCATCAACCATTGTACGCCATCATTTGCCCACGGCCAATGCCATTTCTCCTGACCCCATTGTAGCGGCCCGATTGGGCATGGGCAACGATGTATTGAAAATGATGCAGAACGGGATTCGCAGGCTGCAGCACTTTCCGCAGGGATTATTTTATAACATCGACCACTGGTACAATTTATCTCTGTACAGGGATTCTGTCACAACACCGGATATTACTGCGCAACGTGATTATCTGTATGACGAACGGGCGCACTACCCCAACAGGCTGCCTGCCAAACCATTCATTCAGGCGGGCCTCGAACCCCTCAGTATTTACGGAACTGCCATAAATGAAATGTTGCTTCAGAGCAATGAAGGTAAAATCAGGGTTTTCCCGGCTATCCCCGACGGTTGGGAAGTCGGTTTTAAATTGTCGGCAAGAGGAGCTTTTACCGTTTCATCGGAAAAGCAAAAAGACGGCACTATTCCCGCTCTCATTATCGAAAGCCGAAAAGGGAATGAGTGTCGGGTTGTCAATCCATGGCCCAATTCAAAAGTGGAAGTGTGGAACTTGAAAGAGAACAAAAAACAGGTAAACCACCGGATTTTGCAGAAAGATGTAATTGTTTTCAAAACGCTTCCCGATCAAAACTACCTCATTGTGCCGGAAGGAAAAAAGAATACGCTGAAACAGACAACGTATAAGGGCGTTCAGAACGATGCGCCAAAATCATTTTACGAGGCAGCCTTAGGCAAAAGCAGAAATTTTTAA